The region GCTGAGGTGCGTTTATAGGGTAGTATACATGTAAAATAAACTGACTTTACTATGGAAAGAAACGACAGAGAGTATCAGCGAGATTACGAAAATAGATCCGACCGTAACGAGGCCTTTGACAATTACAGAGACCGCTACAGCAACCGCCATGGCAACTACTATGGCATGCGCGATGAGAACGCCGAGTACCGCAACGTGCGCAGCGCTAACCCAGATCCTAACTTCGGCTACCGCAGCGGCGGGCCGGTGGGCGGCTACGGCGCCAGCAGCTACCGTGGCGTAACGGAACAGCGCGGCAGCGATTATCACTATGGCGACCCTAACCCCTACATGGGGAACCGCCGCAACGAGCAAAGCGGCGGCTATGAGCGACAAAGAGGCACAGGCTGGGGTGCTGAGGATAACTACGGCACCTATGGCACCGCCAGGGGCACAAATTACAGTGCCGGCTCCGGTAGCCACGACAGCGACCGTTACCGACGCCAGGACAACAGCTACCGTAGCGGTGGCCAGGGCCGCCGCTATGAGGACTTTAACCGCGATGAGAAGATGTACAGGGGCCGCTCTGACCGCGGCTATAACATGCTGGGCATAGATGCCTACTACGACCGCGGCGAGCACCGCGAAAGGCGCTCCGATAACGATTACCGCGGCGGCCAGCAGCGCAACTACTACGACCGCGATTACGATAGCGACGACATGCGCTATCGTGGTGAGATCAGCAACTCCGGCCAACGCGATAACTATGCCACCGGCCTTTATGCTAGCAACCGCTCTTACGTGAGCGACAACGACGACTACAGCCAGCGCAGCAGCCGCTACCGCCGCCCCGGCGAAACATCCGGTCCGGATTACCGCGCAAACTCCGGCGCAAGCAGCTACGGCATGGAATCTCCGAGAGGGTAGGATAGCCTGGCAGGTTTGAACTACAAAGCCCGCGGCTAAGCTGCGGGCTTTTTCAGTGCCATACTTTAGGGCAACTGCTGCGTAGTATAAACATTGCTGCCAGGAAAGGCGGTTATACTCTTGTGATAAATTTACCAGATGATGAAAAGAATGACACGTATACTTCCGGTGCTAGGGCTACTGCTTTTGCTGGCCGGCGCCTGCACCAGGCAGCCTACGAACCGGACAGCCCAAACGGATAGTGTTTTGGATGCCTACTGGACGCTGCTCTCGCTGGAGGGGCAGGACGTGCAGCGGCCGCAGGACACCCGAACGGCCTTTATCCGCTTTGAGGAGGGCAAAACCCGGGTACATGGGTTTACCGGGTGCAATAGGTTTTTTGGCAGGTATGAGCTTAACGGTGAAAACCTGGCGCTATCCGGCCTCGGCTCCTCGCGCATGGCCTGCCCCGACATGGACCAGGAAAACCAGCTGATGGATATACTCAGCCGCGTGGATAGCTACCGGATCTCCGGTGAGGTGCTTACGCTCTATGCCAACGGAACCGCCGTAGCCACCTTTATGGCCGGCACCGAAGAGAGCATTGACAACGACGCCGAGCAAGGAGGCATCATCAAATACTGATCCGGGGGCGGGGGAGCCCCTCGGGCGCTGGGAATTGGCGCAGGGCTATGCCTGCGTCTTCAGCAGCAGCTCGTTGAATTTCTCCAGCAGGTTAATGTACTTGCGCTGCAGGTTCACCAGTTCCTGCTCGCAGTCGCGGAGGTTGCTGGGCTTATATACTTCCTGCGGATCGCTGTCGAAGGGCAGGAGCAGGCTGGTGCTCATTTGCGGCTGCGGCTTTGGGGCCTCTTTTTTCACAGTTTTACCCAGGTGTGGGAAGTCCTGTGAAAAATCGTGGTGGATCACCTCGCCCAGCTTCAAAATAAAACTGTACGGAATGCTCGACTCCTTGAATTTATTGTAAAGTGTTTTGCGGCTGATGCTCATTTTCTCGGCCACCACGCCTATTGCCACGCCGCTCGCCTTGATGGCATCGCGTATTACCTCGCCTCTGTGTGTGTTTGTCTTAACCATCGCTACTGTCCGTTGCCTGTTTGTGTAAGCGTCTTGTTCTTTACAAAAATAGGTAATCAATATGTACGAAATGTGAATGTGGACAAATTTTACACTGCCGCAGTGGCGGCCCGTGGGTAGCAACTGTAAAAAGGACTGAAAGGCAGTGGCTTATACTTTTTCGGGAGATCGCCAGCCCACACTTTATCTACATTTTCATACTTTATCCACAGCCCATAATGGCTGCAGACGTGGCTGTATGTGGCAAAAGGAGGTTACTATTGTTTCTTAAGCCGCTGCCGCTCCTGGTAACGGAAGTATACCGTGATAAGGCTCAGCAGGAGGAGGAAAGCGAGCAGAGATGGATATCCCCTGGCCTTCCATATAAAATCATACTTGTAAACTCAGCTACCGCACCGCACAGTTTAAAGCTGGTAATCAGTGGCTTTGGTAGGTGCACTTCACTGGCTGCGGGCGTGCGGCAAGGGGGCAGAAGTGTGTAAAACCTGTTTCTGATGTCCGTTGGCAGGCGCGGTAAAGTATAAAGGCGCTTATACAAGGTGTGTGGACCGGCGAGAGGGAATCCTGCAGCAGCGCCTCAGCAGGCTTTGGCCGCGCACATATAGCTGTTCAGAAGCTGTAAAGTATGTATAGCCGGTTCTTGAGCAACGGCAGTAGCGTGTATTCGCAAAGCGGGGTTGCACGTGAAGCCGCAAAGTATGATCTTAAACAAAAATACCGCAGAAGTATAAACCTGTACCAGCGGTTGCGTATGCAACACTAAAATCATCAACGATGCAACAAAGCACAGTTATCGGCGTGGATATCGGCACCACCAGCACCAAAAGCGTAGCCTTTGGGATGGGCGGCGAGGTACTGTACCAGCGGGTGGAGGAGTACCCGATCATCAGCCAGGAGCCGGGGCAGGCAGAGCAGGAGCCGGAGCAGGTGCTGCAGGCGGTGCTCGCGACCCTCAGCGGCGTGGCAGAGTGGCTGGGGCAGCAGGAGTATAAGATAGAGGGGGTGAGCTTCAGTAGCGCCATGCACAGCCTGATCGTAATGGATGCCGCCGGTAAGCCGTTGACCCGCTGCCTCATCTGGGCCGACTCCCGCAGCCATACGTATGCCGACGAGATCAAGAGCAGCACCGTGGGCCATAAGATCTACCTGCAGACCGGTACGCCGGTGCATCCCATGTCGCCGCTCGTGAAGCTGTGCTGGCTGCGCGCGGAGCAGCCGGAGCTGTTTGAGCAGGCGGCCAAGTTCATCGGCATTAAAGAGTATGTGCTTTTCCGGCTTTTCGGAGCGTATAAAGTTGATTACTCTGTGGCCTCGGCCATGGGGTTGTTCCATATCTTTGAGTTTAACTGGCACGAGGATGCCCTGCAGGTGGCGGGCATACATCCGGAGCAACTTCCGGAGCCGGTGCCGCCCACCTATACTTTCAGGGGCCTTCAGGAAGCGGATGCCGCAGCGCTTCACCTCCCGGCCGACACGCCTTTCGTAATTGGAGCCAGCGATGGCACACTGGCCAATCTGGCCTCGCATGCGGTGCGGCCCGGGGAGGCGGTGGTGACCATTGGCACCAGCGGTGCGGTGCGCATGATGGCCAGCCAGCCCGCCACCGACCTGAAAGAGCGCGTGTTCAGCTTCATCCTAAACGAGGACCATTTTGTGCTGGGCGGGGCGGTGAACAATGGCGGGGTGGCGCTGCGTTGGTTCCGGGATACGTTCTACGCCGCCGAAACCGTTGAAGCCAGCCTGAAGGACCAGGACATCTATGAACTGCTGAACGAGGTGGCGGAAAGTATAAAGCCGGGCGCGGAAGGGCTGCTCTTCCTGCCTTACCTGCTCGGTGAGCGGGCCCCTATCTGGGATGGTTCAGCGCGGGCCTGTTTTATCGGGGCTGGGTATAACCACAAGCGGGCGCACTTTCTGAGGGCGGTGATGGAAGGCGTGATCTACAGCGTGAACAGCGTGGTGCAGGCGCTGGAGCAGGTGGTCGGGCCAATTGCATCGATTTACGCCAATGGTGGTTTCTGCTTCTCCGAGTTGTGGGTGCAGATGCTGGCCGACGTGACCGGCAAGAAAGTGCAGCTGACCGAGACCCGTGAGGGCTCCGCCTTTGGGGCAGCCATCATGGGCATGTACGCCCTTAAACTGATTCCCTCGCTCGAAACTGCGGAAAGTATGATCCGGGTGAGCCGCACCTTTGAGCCTGACGAGAAAAACCACCAAACCTATGCCAAGAGCTACGCCGTTTTCGAATCGCTGTACCCGAAGCTGAAGGATAGTTTTGAGCAGCTGGGCAAGGTGTGATCTACCGGTGGAAACAGTGAGACCCACCTAAAATAAAAGAAGGAACTCCGTCTCCAGAGTCCCTTGCTTTTATTAATCTATTTTCAACTTTTAGCCATACTCTTTAACGGGGCCGGGTATGCAAGGTTACGGTTAGGTGAAAAATTTCACACAATTTTTTTGTGTTGATGAGCTGCTAAAGTATAAAACCTTGGTTTCTGATGCACTAACGCACTTTTCTAGCCTTGAAACAGGTAGGAAAAATGTGCAAGATTTTTTTCGTCTTCCATCAAGGCTATAGCGTGAACTGTACGCCAAGGCTGACATGAAACGTGTTCATAGCCTGGCGGTGCCGGAAAAGATGGCCTTGGGTGTTGGGAACGGTAAACACAGGTTTGGTGTGCAGCATGCCGGCCTCCACCGTGACCAGGAAAGGGTGCGCGTTGTAACCGATGCCGCTGCCCCAACCCAGCGCGAGGGCCGTGGCCCTGTCGGCGGGCATCACGATGTCACCGTAAACGGTTTGCACCTGCCAGGAGGCGCTGCGGTTAAAGGAGGCGCCCATGGAGCCTTTCAGGTATGCTTCCAGCACCCCCTCCACCGGGAACCGTAGGTATACATCGGCCAGGGTAAACACAGAGCGCCAGGCTTCGGAGCTTTTGCCAGTTACCAGTTCATCGTCCGGGGCAGCGAAGGCATCGAGATCGTAGCGGTTGTGGCGGTAGCTCACCGAAGTCCCGGCGGCCAGGTGCCTGCCGAGGTTGTAGCGGTAGCTGGCCGTCAGCAGCAACCCGTCGCGGGCAAAGGCCGGGTACGCATCGTCAAAACCACCCTTGCCAAAGCTACCGCTTACAGGAGCGATCCCCAACTGCAGGCCCAGCACATGCTTTGGCGCAGGCTCT is a window of Pontibacter kalidii DNA encoding:
- a CDS encoding META domain-containing protein, which produces MTRILPVLGLLLLLAGACTRQPTNRTAQTDSVLDAYWTLLSLEGQDVQRPQDTRTAFIRFEEGKTRVHGFTGCNRFFGRYELNGENLALSGLGSSRMACPDMDQENQLMDILSRVDSYRISGEVLTLYANGTAVATFMAGTEESIDNDAEQGGIIKY
- a CDS encoding gluconokinase, which codes for MQQSTVIGVDIGTTSTKSVAFGMGGEVLYQRVEEYPIISQEPGQAEQEPEQVLQAVLATLSGVAEWLGQQEYKIEGVSFSSAMHSLIVMDAAGKPLTRCLIWADSRSHTYADEIKSSTVGHKIYLQTGTPVHPMSPLVKLCWLRAEQPELFEQAAKFIGIKEYVLFRLFGAYKVDYSVASAMGLFHIFEFNWHEDALQVAGIHPEQLPEPVPPTYTFRGLQEADAAALHLPADTPFVIGASDGTLANLASHAVRPGEAVVTIGTSGAVRMMASQPATDLKERVFSFILNEDHFVLGGAVNNGGVALRWFRDTFYAAETVEASLKDQDIYELLNEVAESIKPGAEGLLFLPYLLGERAPIWDGSARACFIGAGYNHKRAHFLRAVMEGVIYSVNSVVQALEQVVGPIASIYANGGFCFSELWVQMLADVTGKKVQLTETREGSAFGAAIMGMYALKLIPSLETAESMIRVSRTFEPDEKNHQTYAKSYAVFESLYPKLKDSFEQLGKV
- a CDS encoding outer membrane beta-barrel protein, which translates into the protein MKRFILYVLLLLCTLPAAAQTEAEPAPKHVLGLQLGIAPVSGSFGKGGFDDAYPAFARDGLLLTASYRYNLGRHLAAGTSVSYRHNRYDLDAFAAPDDELVTGKSSEAWRSVFTLADVYLRFPVEGVLEAYLKGSMGASFNRSASWQVQTVYGDIVMPADRATALALGWGSGIGYNAHPFLVTVEAGMLHTKPVFTVPNTQGHLFRHRQAMNTFHVSLGVQFTL